The sequence GGCCAGCAGTTCGTGCAGGACTGGGCCGAAGAGCCCTGGACCTGCAGCGCCGCCGACCGTGCCAGCCCGCCCGAGCCGCCGCAGGCCAATCCGCTGCTGCGCCAGCCGCAGTGGGCGGGCCGCGTGTTTTTCGGCGGCAGCGAAACGGCCGCCCACGGCGCCGGTCACATGGAAGGCGCGCTTGAATCGGCCGACCGCATCGCCCACGCCTTGCGCCGCCCCACGCCAGGCGCCAGCAGCGCGCAGGCGCTGGCCGCCGTGCATCTGGCGCGGCCTGCCGACGGCGCCCGCGCCGAGGCCGTCGGCGCTTTTTCGGCCAGCGTGCTGACGCTGCGCGGCATCGCGCCCGAGCGCTACCGGCTGCACCTGACCCGGCTGCTTTCCAGCCAGCAGTCCGATCTGCTCACGCAGCGCGCCTTGCTGGCCACGGCCGACCAGGTGTACAGCGAGTCCCTGGCCCGCCTCGACCACCTGCTGCCCGCGCTGGACGCGGCCAGCGCAGAAGTGCTCAATGGCCGCCACGCGCTGACGGCGGCGCTGCTGGCACCGTTCGAGGGCTGGAACAAAGGCCTGCTGGAGGCCGCGCTCAGCTTTAACGGCACCTCCTGCGCGCTGTCGAACTTTCCGCTCGACCACCAGCCCGATGCCGACATGCTGCGCGCCATCACGCTCGACCTGGGCGCCGCCTGGCGCGAGTTCGCGCTCGAACTCAACACGCGGCTGCTGGCCGCCTGCGGCGCGGCGCAGACCGTTTAGGCCCCATGACCCCCATCATCACCACGGCCCTGCTGGGCCTGATTGAACAGGCCGGAACCGCCATTTCCATCCTGATTGAAGGGCTGGAGCGCGGCGAGCTGCTGCGCTCGCGCCTGACCCGCGGCGAAGTGCTGCGCCAGCTCAAAACTCTGGCCGACAGCGCCTGGCAGGTCGAGCCCGGTGCGCGCAGCGAGATGCCCGAGCTGGACTGGACCGGCTGGGACGCCATGCGCCCGCGCTTTTGCGGCCCGCCCGGCGAAGCGCTCGACGATGCCCTGTGGTTTGCCTGCGAAGCGCTGGTGCCCGCCACGCTGCTGTGGCTGCGCGTCTATCAGCAAAGCCAGCCGGAATTGTTCCGGATGGCGTCGTGAACCTTCCCCTTGGCGAGCCCCGCTTTGCCGCGCTCGGCCCGGCCTATGGGCAGCCGGTGGCGGCGCTGCCGCTGCCGGACGCGTTGCGGCTGTACTTCAATGCCGCGCTGGCCGATCAGATAGGGCTGGACCCGCGCTGGTGCCAAAGCGCGGCCGCGCTGCCGCTGTTGACCGGCAACGCCGCCTGGCCCGGCCAGACGCCCAGCGCGTCGGTCTATGCCGGCCACCAGTTTGGCGTCTGGGTCAGCCAGCTCGGGGATGGCCGCGTGCTGACCCTGGCCGAATGGCGGGCGCCCGATGGCAGCCCGGTCGAGCTGCAACTCAAGGGCGCTGGCCCCACGCCCTATGCGCGCGGCAGCGATGGCCGCGCCACGCTGGCCTCGTCGGTGCGCGAACTGCTGGCCTGCGAGGCGCTGCATGCGCTGGGCGTGCCGACCACCCGCGCCCTGTCGCTGGCCGGCTCCAGTCTTTCGGTGCAGCGCGACGAGCTTGATACCGCCGCCGTGCTGGGCCGCACCGCACCGTGCTTTGTGCGTTTTGGCCATTTTGAATTCCATGCCCGCCACGGCACGCCGCAGCAGCTGGCACTGCTTGCCGATCATGTCATCGAGCACCACTTTCCGTATCTGGCGAACCAGCCCCAGCGCCATGCCGCCTGGCTGGCCGAGGTGGTCGAGCTGACGGCCGCGCTGTTCGCCCACTGGCAGACGCTGGGCTTTTGCCACGGCGTGCTGAACACCGACAACCTCTCGGTGCTCGGCCTGACGCTGGACTACGGCCCTTACGGCTTCATGGAGCGCTTTCGACCGCACCATGTCTGCAACGCCTCCGACCACGAAGGCCGCTACGCCTACACCGCGCAGCCGGCCATCGGGCGCTGGAACTGCGAGCGCCTGCTGGGCGCCTGCGCCGGCCTGCTCGCCCCGCAGCCCGAAGCCGCGCGCGAGCAGGCGCAGGCGCTGCTGGCGCGCTACGACGAGGTGTACCGCCAGGAAGTGATGCGCCGCTGGCGCGCCAAGCTCGGGCTGCGCGAGGCACGTGCCGGGGACGCCGGCCTGCTGAACCGCTGGCTCACGCTGCTGCAGCGCGGCAAGGCCGATTTCACGCTGGCTTTTCGCCGCCTGGCCGACGCCATTCAAATAGACCCGGCCGAGGCGCTGATCTGTCTGCCCGCCGGACAGGACGCCGCGCTGCGCGACTGGCTCGATGACTGGCGCGCCCGCCTGGCCAGTGAAGGTGGCTCACCCGCCGGGCGCGCCAGCGCGATGCGCCGCGTCAATCCCCGCTACGTGCTGCGCAACCACCTGGCCCAGGCCGCGATTGAGGGCGCCCAGCGCGGATCGAGCGTGGAACTGCACCGCCTGCTGGCCGTGCTGGCGCGGCCGTTTGACGAGCAGCCGGGGGCGGAGCACTACGCCGCGCCGCCGGCGCAGGGGCTGGAACTGGAACTGGAAATCGGGTGTTCGGCTTAGCGGCTGGGATTTTGCGAGTCAAAATATAAAAAGACAGGTTGTCGTACAACCTACTTTACGCTCTGCCTTGAATTCAATTCATGGGCCTGAAAAGGGTGTCTTCATGTCTGCCGACGGCTGCAGGGTGTGTGCGTTGTTGCCCCGACGCAGACGCTCGCGGCTGTTGGAAAGATGGGTCCGCATGGCGGCACGGGCCGCTTCCGTGTCCTGGTCGCGAATGGCGTTGTAGATGCTTTCATGCTCGGTATGGACGCGCTGCAGGTAGTTCAGGCGCCCCTCGGGCGCGCTGTGCGCCGTGTTGACCCGGGTGCGCGGAATGATCATGGTGCCCAGGTAAGTCATCAGGTCGGCGAAGTGCCGGTTACCGGTCGAGCGGGCAATTTCCATGTGGAACTGGAAATCGGGCGGCACGGCATCGGAGTCCCGCTGAATCGAGTCGCGGAAGGCGTGCAGGGCGGCTTCCAGGGCCAGCAGGTTTTCCGGCGTTCTCCTCTGGGCGGCCAGGCCGGCCGCCTCGGTTTCAAGGCTGATGCGCAGCTCCAGCACGGAAATGACATCGGCAATCGTGGCGAAGTCATCGGCCGCTATCTTGAAGTTTCCGGCTTCCTGGGGCGACAGCACAAAGGTGCCAATGCCATGCCGGGTCTTGACCAGCCCGGAGGCCTGGAGCTTGGACAGCGACTCGCGGACCACGGTGCGGCTGACATCGAACCGGGCCATGATTTCGGCCTCTGTCGGCATTTTGTCGCCGGGTTTCAATTCGCCTGCCTGGATGCTGGCAGCCAGGCTTTCGACGATTTCTCCCACCAGTCCGCGTGGTCGGCGAGCGCGCGAGGGCGTCTCAAGGGCTGAAGGAGCATCGCCGGTTTTGGCCGGACTAGGGGTTTTCCATGAGTTCATTTAAAAAATATTGACATGTGTGGGAAGTACTTAGACAATTTGAGTCATCAGACAACGTACAACAGATGTTTGAATGAATTGACTCTAACAAAGTGGATGAAAAAGTCCAGTGTTTTACAACTAAACGGCCTCTAAAAAAATGACCATCAAAGTTCACGACAAGTTGCTATTGACCGGCGCCGCCGGTGGTTTGGGCAAAGCCTTGCGCGACCGACTCAAAGCCAATTGTTCAGTCCTGCGGCTGTCCGATGTCCAGGCTTTTGGCGATGCGCTTGAAGGGGAGGAAATCATACTGGCTGATCTGGCCGATGCGGCGGCGGTCGATGCCATGGTCAAAGGGGTCGATGCCATCGTTCACCTGGGCGGCATGTCGGTCGAAGGCCCGTTCGGCCCGATCCTGCAGGCCAACATCCTGGGCGCCTACAACCTCTATGAAGCGGCCCGCAAGCACGGCGTCAAGCGCGTGGTGTTCGCCAGTTCCAACCATGTGACTGGCTTTTACCGCCAGGACCAGACCATCACCGCTGACCATCCGGCCCGGCCCGATGGCCTGTACGGCCTGAGCAAGGCCTTCGGCGAAGACCTGTCGCGCTTTTACTTTGACCGCTACGGCATCGAAACCGCCTGCGTGCGCATCGGCTCGTCGTTTCCCGAGCCCCGGGACCGGCGCATGCTGGCCACCTGGCTGAGCTTTGACGACCTGCACCGCCTGATCACCGCCTGCCTCACGACGCCGGTGCTGGGCCACAGCATCATCTTCGGCATGTCCGACAACGCCGTGACCTGGTGGGACAACAGCCGCGCGCGCCATATCGGCTATGTGCCGCAGGACAGCTCGGATGTGTTCCGCGACGCCATTTATGCGCGTACCACCAGCCCTGACCTGAACGATCCGGTGGCCCGGTACCAGGGCGGCGGTTTTGTCGTGGCCGGGCCGTTTGGCGACTGACCCGTCATGAGCAGCGACTTCATCAAGGCAGAGCTGGTGCTCGACGCGCGCAACGCAACGGGCGAAAGCCCGGTCTGGAACGGCGCGGAGCAGGCGCTGTACTGGGTCGATATTCCGGCGCGCACGCTGTGCCGCTGGACGCCGGCAACCGGCGAAGCTAGCTGCTGGCTGGCGCCTGAAATGCTGGCTTGCGTGGCGATGACGCCGGCGGCAAATACCTGGATAGCCGGCGCCGAAAGCGGAATCTTTCAGCTGCAACTCCAGGACGACGGACAGCTCGGCTTTGAAAGCCTCGCACCCGTCAGCCACGCCATGCCCGGCATGCGCTTCAACGATGGCCGCTGCGACCGCCAGGGGCGCTTCCTGGCCGGAACAATGTTGATGAATATGGCCGCTGGCGCAAGCGTGGGTTGCGTCTACAGCTATCAAAAAGAGAGTGGACTGACGAAACTGCTGGACGGCTTCATCACGCCCAACGGCATGGCCTTCAGCCTTGACGGCCGCACCATGTACCTGTCGGACTCGCATCCTTCGGTGCAGTCGGTCTGGGCCTTTGACTACGACCTGGACACTGGCACGCCGTCGAACCGCCGGCTGTTCATCGACATGAAGCCGCTGCCCGGCCGGCCTGACGGCGCGGCGGTGGATGCCGACGGCTGCTACTGGATCTGCGGCAACGATGCCGGGCTGGTCCACCGCTTCACGCCTGACGGCAAGCTGGACCGTTCGCTGGCCGTGCCGGTGAAAAAACCGGCCATGTGCGCCTTTGGCGGCGCCGGCCTGGACACCCTGTTCGTCACGTCGATTCGCCCCGAAGGCGTCGATCTGTCTGACCAGCCGCTGGCCGGCGGTGTGTTTGCGCTGCGCCCCGGCGTGCGCGGACTGCCTGAGCCCGCATTCCTGAATTGATTAAAAAATTTTTCCACCACCTAGACCGAGGATGACATGAAGATTCAAAAAACACTGCTGGCCGTTGCAGCCGCGCTGACCCTGGTTCCCGTGGCGAGTTCCGCCGCCACGTTCCGCTCCGCCGATATCCACAACGCCGACGACTACCCGACCGTGGTCGCCGTGAAATACATGAGCGACGTGCTGGAGAAAAAGAGCGGTGGCAAGTACAAGATCAAGGTGTTCAACAAGGGCGCGCTGGGCACTGAAAAGGAAACCATTGACCAGGTCAAGATTGGCGCGCTTGATTTGACCCGCGTCAACATCAGCCCGATGAATGCGATCTGCCAGAAGACGCAGGTTCCGACCATGCCTTTCCTGTTCCATTCGGTCGAGCACATGCGCAAGTCGCTTGACGGCCCGGCCGGCGAGGAAATTTTGAAAGACTGCGAAGCCCAGGGCTTCATCGGCCTGGCTTTTTATGACAGCGGCGCGCGCTCGATCTATGCCAAGAAGCCGATCAAGACCGTGGCCGACGTGAAGGGCCTGAAGATTCGCGTCCAGCAGTCCGACCTGTGGGTTTCGCTGATTGGCGCCATGGGCGGCAACGCCACGCCGATGCCTTACGGCGAGGTCTATACCGGCCTGAAGACCGGCCTGATCGACGCGGCCGAGAACAACATCCCGTCGTTTGACACCTCCAAGCACTATGAAGCGGTGAAGTTCTATTCCAAGACCGAGCACTCGATGGCGCCCGAAATGCTGCTGATGTCCAAGGTGATCTGGGACAAGCTGCCCAAGGCGGACCAGGACATGATCCGCAGCGCGGCCAAGGAATCGGTCGCCGTGCAGCGCAAGAAGTGGGATGAGCAGGAAGCCAAGTCGCTGGCCGTTGTCAAGGCCGGCGGCGCCCAGATCGTCGAGGTGGACAAGGCCTCGTTCCAGGCCGTGATGGGTCCGGTTTATGACAAGTTCATTGTCACGCCTGACATGAAGCGCCTGGTCAAGTCCATTCAGGACACCAAGTAACCATCAGCCAGCAAGCCCCCGTCCTGCGGCGCCACGCCAGGGGATGGGCAGCGCTTCGTCCCTGTGTTGGGGGCGGGCGCCGCGACAAGGCAAGGCGAAAAACATGAACTTCTATACAAAATTTTGCGCGATGCTGTCCAAGATCAGCCTGATCCTGGCCGTCATAGGACTGCTCGCAGTCGTCCTGTGCGTGCAGTGGCAGGTAATCGGGCGTTACGTCCTGAACGACACGCCCACCTGGGCCGAGGCGCTGGCCCTGCTGCTGGTGCTGTTCGTCACGGCCTTCGGCCTGGCGGTCGGTGTGCGTGACGCCGGCCACATCGGCCTGGAATCGCTGGTCGTACTCTTGCCCGAAAAATGGCAGCACCGCATTGAAATCCTGATTCATGGGCTGGTCGGCCTCTTCGGCGCGCTGAT comes from Polaromonas naphthalenivorans CJ2 and encodes:
- a CDS encoding NAD-dependent epimerase/dehydratase family protein, with translation MTIKVHDKLLLTGAAGGLGKALRDRLKANCSVLRLSDVQAFGDALEGEEIILADLADAAAVDAMVKGVDAIVHLGGMSVEGPFGPILQANILGAYNLYEAARKHGVKRVVFASSNHVTGFYRQDQTITADHPARPDGLYGLSKAFGEDLSRFYFDRYGIETACVRIGSSFPEPRDRRMLATWLSFDDLHRLITACLTTPVLGHSIIFGMSDNAVTWWDNSRARHIGYVPQDSSDVFRDAIYARTTSPDLNDPVARYQGGGFVVAGPFGD
- a CDS encoding FadR/GntR family transcriptional regulator, producing the protein MNSWKTPSPAKTGDAPSALETPSRARRPRGLVGEIVESLAASIQAGELKPGDKMPTEAEIMARFDVSRTVVRESLSKLQASGLVKTRHGIGTFVLSPQEAGNFKIAADDFATIADVISVLELRISLETEAAGLAAQRRTPENLLALEAALHAFRDSIQRDSDAVPPDFQFHMEIARSTGNRHFADLMTYLGTMIIPRTRVNTAHSAPEGRLNYLQRVHTEHESIYNAIRDQDTEAARAAMRTHLSNSRERLRRGNNAHTLQPSADMKTPFSGP
- a CDS encoding SMP-30/gluconolactonase/LRE family protein translates to MSSDFIKAELVLDARNATGESPVWNGAEQALYWVDIPARTLCRWTPATGEASCWLAPEMLACVAMTPAANTWIAGAESGIFQLQLQDDGQLGFESLAPVSHAMPGMRFNDGRCDRQGRFLAGTMLMNMAAGASVGCVYSYQKESGLTKLLDGFITPNGMAFSLDGRTMYLSDSHPSVQSVWAFDYDLDTGTPSNRRLFIDMKPLPGRPDGAAVDADGCYWICGNDAGLVHRFTPDGKLDRSLAVPVKKPAMCAFGGAGLDTLFVTSIRPEGVDLSDQPLAGGVFALRPGVRGLPEPAFLN
- a CDS encoding TRAP transporter small permease, whose protein sequence is MNFYTKFCAMLSKISLILAVIGLLAVVLCVQWQVIGRYVLNDTPTWAEALALLLVLFVTAFGLAVGVRDAGHIGLESLVVLLPEKWQHRIEILIHGLVGLFGALMVHGGWLWMMAKWNEKKPMMPVPDGIDYLPLVIAGVLIVLFSIEHIIALLRGQVVEPAWN
- a CDS encoding ribonuclease HepT family protein codes for the protein MTPIITTALLGLIEQAGTAISILIEGLERGELLRSRLTRGEVLRQLKTLADSAWQVEPGARSEMPELDWTGWDAMRPRFCGPPGEALDDALWFACEALVPATLLWLRVYQQSQPELFRMAS
- a CDS encoding protein adenylyltransferase SelO; protein product: MNLPLGEPRFAALGPAYGQPVAALPLPDALRLYFNAALADQIGLDPRWCQSAAALPLLTGNAAWPGQTPSASVYAGHQFGVWVSQLGDGRVLTLAEWRAPDGSPVELQLKGAGPTPYARGSDGRATLASSVRELLACEALHALGVPTTRALSLAGSSLSVQRDELDTAAVLGRTAPCFVRFGHFEFHARHGTPQQLALLADHVIEHHFPYLANQPQRHAAWLAEVVELTAALFAHWQTLGFCHGVLNTDNLSVLGLTLDYGPYGFMERFRPHHVCNASDHEGRYAYTAQPAIGRWNCERLLGACAGLLAPQPEAAREQAQALLARYDEVYRQEVMRRWRAKLGLREARAGDAGLLNRWLTLLQRGKADFTLAFRRLADAIQIDPAEALICLPAGQDAALRDWLDDWRARLASEGGSPAGRASAMRRVNPRYVLRNHLAQAAIEGAQRGSSVELHRLLAVLARPFDEQPGAEHYAAPPAQGLELELEIGCSA
- a CDS encoding TRAP transporter substrate-binding protein, yielding MKIQKTLLAVAAALTLVPVASSAATFRSADIHNADDYPTVVAVKYMSDVLEKKSGGKYKIKVFNKGALGTEKETIDQVKIGALDLTRVNISPMNAICQKTQVPTMPFLFHSVEHMRKSLDGPAGEEILKDCEAQGFIGLAFYDSGARSIYAKKPIKTVADVKGLKIRVQQSDLWVSLIGAMGGNATPMPYGEVYTGLKTGLIDAAENNIPSFDTSKHYEAVKFYSKTEHSMAPEMLLMSKVIWDKLPKADQDMIRSAAKESVAVQRKKWDEQEAKSLAVVKAGGAQIVEVDKASFQAVMGPVYDKFIVTPDMKRLVKSIQDTK